The Musa acuminata AAA Group cultivar baxijiao chromosome BXJ2-2, Cavendish_Baxijiao_AAA, whole genome shotgun sequence genome contains the following window.
TTCACAGATCCCAACACATGATACTCCAAGAGGCACAGAATTGGGTCTTGGACAATGCTTAATCCATGTTTACATATGATGATGGAGTTTGAAGAAGGTAAATCCCATCAAATGACACACTGTTTTGATAATATTTTGCTAAAACCTGAAACTTCAAAGGGGAGCCACCACTCTTCCCTATAAATTCTTGTCTGCATGTTTCCATTCCAAGATTGCCACTGAACTATGGGCTCTTCATCTACATATCGTGGGGTCAGCAAATTCCAGAGTCTAAGCAGACAAGCAGTCAAACTTTGGAAGAACATAGCAGAAAAAGTACAAATACATGAAGAATCAATGGATGAGATAGATATATGCTGCCTGATTGTGCTTTTATATGCAGATCTACTTGCAGTTTGTTTCTGTTTTCTCTGGAGTAATCCATCCTCTTTGGATCACAAATAATTGAACTTTTGTTTAGCAATCTGTACTTCTCACACAAAATAATAGCTTCAATCTGATCTGTCATTACATGCTGCACACCATTATATTATGCTTGAAAATTTTTGATCTGGTTAATTGCATTCAAATCATAAGCATGAGTTGATGAAGTAGGCCAACTGATTTATTCTCATTTTCTCCTCTGTTAAATTTCAAGTCAACCACATACTTCAGCTCATCCTGGCCACACTTAAGTCTCTTCACAAACAAATTAATTGGATTTGGCAAAAACTATCAAACAGGTGAACACTCATGAAGTTGATGGTCTGTTCAGTTTCCTCTTTTTGGCAGCTGGAGAGGAGTGAAGAAGACAGTTTCCATGTGATTCAACTGCTAGATCATCACTCTCATCACTCAGGCATGCAGCATCCAGTACCCCAATCGGGCTCTTTGGCACAGCAGATATCGATGGACTGGTGTTCCTGTTTGTCCTGTTCTTCATCGATGTCATCTCTTGAATCACTCGATGACACTTCAAGACCCTTTCCTGAATTCATTGTGCAAACCAATTAGGTCCTTGGAAACAAATAGCATTTTATTGATGAAGTAGTGTGTAACATTTGGTCAATCTTACCTTATTTACATGGATGCAGCAAGCTAAAGCCTGGTCAAGATCCAGAATTTGGGTATCGTTCAAGACTGATAGTGCCACTGCTGCAGCAATCTCAGAAGGCCTGTACTCTAGGAAATCAATCTCTGCAATCAAGTTACAGTCACAGTCATGTTAGGCCTTTTTATCCAATCTAACTCTCCCTAGATTATGGGTATATCACTCTAAATCACTGACCTCTAACAGTGCCCAAAATGAGGTCCACGGAAGAAGAAATTAACAAGCTATCTGGCAAATTTCCATCACTAAATTTATACAGAAAATAACCGATGAACGAGAAAGGTGTCAGGGCTTGCATCCTCCACTTGAGGGTGCCAAGAACTAGAAGCTCCATTCTGTGTATAGTCCTGGCTTCAAATACATGGTTTGCATCACCTACCTGTTTGTTTGTCCACAACGAAAAAGGTAGATTTCATTGATCAGTAATGGGATCTTATAATCCAAGATGAAATTTGATATACATAACTATTTTGGTTTCTCTATTTCTTAAACCTGTAATTCCAGAGATAAAGGGACCTCGGTTTCCTCCACCTTGGCAGCAAGAGATAAGCAGGCCACTGATAGCAACTGCGTTATCCAAGCCTCATCTTGCTGAAACTAGAGAAATCGAAACACCGGTACATCAGCAAAAGCCATACATTTCCGTACTATGTGGCTAACATTGCTACATGCATCACATTAAAGAAGTAGGTGTCATAGTATTTTCCTCTTACCGGGAGTTCGTAAGAGGAGAGAAATCGATCCAGGTAATTTATAGAGAGATAAGCAGTGAGAGGTCCAAAATTGTGATGTGCATGAACCTGATCATTGAGAAACAAATGATAAATTGCCACAGGGTAAATGAAGGAAGATAATAACATAAAAAAGAAAGCTAAATTATATCTCCATCATCAAGAGCATGCAGAGTGGGGAAAGATAAGATGAATTGATTTCCCTGCGCATCCCCGGACTGAAAGGAGAAGAAAAACTAAAGAGTAAACTCTAATCACATCGATCAGTGGTTTCGGAGATCAAATGCCCATCCACTGAAGATTCATAAGAGGAAGAACGGGATCCAGGGAAAACATCAGAGGGAACAAAGAAGTGGTAAAGCAGAGGGAAACTCGACCCACCTTTTGGATCCAGTCAATGGCATCACTCCTGGCAACCATGTCTAATTGCCCCCTCAGCAACCTCTCGGCGTAGTCACCCTGTGGGCGATGCTGGGACTCCCTCTCGACCAGCTCGACAACACAGTCCTCCGACTGCAAGGTGAAGTCCATCAAAATGCCCCCACAAAAGCCACTCTTTTTGTCGGGAGATTGGCAAAGGTCACGCCTTTGGGCTTCTCCATGCAAGTCCTGCTCCTCCCCCTCCCCATCATCGAATCCCAGGATGCTGCTGCTATCCTCTGGACAGAGGAGGATGGAGGAAGCATACTTGTAGCTAAGGCC
Protein-coding sequences here:
- the LOC135605088 gene encoding cyclin-D3-1-like isoform X1, coding for MGLSYKYASSILLCPEDSSSILGFDDGEGEEQDLHGEAQRRDLCQSPDKKSGFCGGILMDFTLQSEDCVVELVERESQHRPQGDYAERLLRGQLDMVARSDAIDWIQKVHAHHNFGPLTAYLSINYLDRFLSSYELPFQQDEAWITQLLSVACLSLAAKVEETEVPLSLELQVGDANHVFEARTIHRMELLVLGTLKWRMQALTPFSFIGYFLYKFSDGNLPDSLLISSSVDLILGTVREIDFLEYRPSEIAAAVALSVLNDTQILDLDQALACCIHVNKERVLKCHRVIQEMTSMKNRTNRNTSPSISAVPKSPIGVLDAACLSDESDDLAVESHGNCLLHSSPAAKKRKLNRPSTS
- the LOC135605088 gene encoding cyclin-D4-1-like isoform X2, with protein sequence MGLSYKYASSILLCPEDSSSILGFDDGEGEEQDLHGEAQRRDLCQSPDKKSGFCGGILMDFTLQSEDCVVELVERESQHRPQGDYAERLLRGQLDMVARSDAIDWIQKFQQDEAWITQLLSVACLSLAAKVEETEVPLSLELQVGDANHVFEARTIHRMELLVLGTLKWRMQALTPFSFIGYFLYKFSDGNLPDSLLISSSVDLILGTVREIDFLEYRPSEIAAAVALSVLNDTQILDLDQALACCIHVNKERVLKCHRVIQEMTSMKNRTNRNTSPSISAVPKSPIGVLDAACLSDESDDLAVESHGNCLLHSSPAAKKRKLNRPSTS